Proteins encoded in a region of the Acidimicrobiales bacterium genome:
- a CDS encoding LemA family protein: protein MIWPLFVAPLAFVAAWSFDRRRRVYADLGTTPAAAVYAGRNEVKGRAWHETPLSSHLTNTPSVWWTYRLEEERQHTRTVTDTDSEGRTSTRTETYTEWHEIDTKSGAHPSVHVVDDSGAIEVVFADASISPRTLANETFRDGEKKGFLARLVSLDDRTGRYRHTETAIAIGDALFVVGDASMPGDAAVPRIDHGRPFVISTRPEESHTRRAGIAVPIFLAGGVALAIWGAGGIDDPIALPLTIGALALLLLSAVSLTVFNQLQSFVQRAARAWSLIDVQLARRRDLIPALATVARETMAHERHTQETVAVARSSVVGDVPDAATVERADAEVREQTDAIQKLLVVIEDHPELRADTTVHRLQQELADTENRIAGTRAFYNETVTLLRNKRGTFPGVFIARFADPRNFALFGADGFERTVPQVSYDFGDQPQG from the coding sequence ATGATCTGGCCGCTGTTCGTCGCACCCCTGGCGTTCGTCGCAGCCTGGTCGTTCGACCGCCGCCGCCGCGTCTACGCCGATCTCGGCACCACACCAGCGGCCGCCGTCTACGCCGGCCGCAACGAAGTGAAGGGTCGGGCCTGGCACGAGACCCCCCTCTCGAGCCACCTCACGAACACGCCGTCGGTCTGGTGGACCTATCGGCTCGAGGAGGAGCGGCAACACACGCGCACCGTCACCGACACCGACAGTGAGGGGCGCACCAGCACCCGCACCGAGACCTACACGGAGTGGCACGAGATCGACACGAAGTCGGGCGCCCACCCGAGCGTGCACGTCGTCGACGACTCCGGCGCCATCGAGGTCGTGTTCGCCGACGCGTCGATCTCGCCCCGCACGCTGGCCAACGAGACCTTCCGCGACGGGGAGAAGAAGGGGTTTCTCGCTCGCCTCGTCAGCCTCGACGACCGCACCGGCCGCTACCGCCACACCGAGACGGCGATCGCCATCGGTGACGCCCTGTTCGTGGTCGGCGATGCCTCGATGCCCGGCGACGCAGCGGTGCCCCGGATCGATCACGGACGGCCGTTCGTGATCTCGACCCGACCGGAGGAATCGCACACCCGCCGGGCCGGCATCGCGGTGCCGATCTTCCTCGCCGGCGGCGTCGCCCTCGCCATCTGGGGCGCCGGCGGCATCGACGACCCGATCGCACTGCCGTTGACCATCGGCGCGCTCGCGCTGCTGCTCCTGTCCGCCGTGTCGCTCACGGTGTTCAATCAGCTCCAGTCGTTCGTCCAGCGGGCGGCGCGGGCCTGGAGTCTCATCGACGTGCAGCTCGCTCGCCGCCGCGACCTCATTCCCGCCCTGGCGACCGTGGCACGGGAAACGATGGCGCACGAACGCCACACCCAGGAGACCGTGGCGGTTGCCCGGTCCTCGGTGGTGGGCGATGTGCCCGACGCGGCCACGGTCGAGCGGGCCGACGCCGAGGTCCGCGAGCAGACCGATGCCATCCAGAAACTGCTGGTGGTGATCGAGGACCATCCCGAGCTCCGCGCCGACACCACGGTGCACCGACTTCAACAAGAGCTGGCCGACACGGAGAACCGCATCGCCGGCACCCGCGCCTTCTACAACGAGACGGTCACGTTGTTGCGCAACAAGCGGGGCACGTTCCCCGGGGTGTTCATCGCCCGCTTCGCCGACCCGCGGAACTTCGCGCTGTTCGGCGCCGACGGTTTCGAGCGCACCGTTCCCCAGGTCTCGTACGACTTCGGCGATCAGCCGCAGGGTTAG
- the ilvD gene encoding dihydroxy-acid dehydratase: MPEYRSRTTTHGRNMAGARALWRATGMGDDDFDKPIIAISNSFTQFVPGHVHLKDLGQLVAREIEAAGGVAKEFNTIAVDDGIAMGHGGMLYSLPSRDLIADSVEYMVNAHCADALVCISNCDKITPGMLNAAMRLNIPTIFVSGGPMEAGKTKLAGVSVKLDLINPMIAAGDSSVSDEDLLQMERSACPTCGSCSGMFTANSMNCLTEALGLSLPGNGTTLATHADREQLFLEAGRRIVDIARRYYEKDDDTVLPRSICTKAAFENAMVLDIAMGGSTNTVLHILAAAQEGGVDFTMADIDRLSRNSPNICKVAPSTEKYHVEDVHRAGGIMGILGELDRGGLLDTSLPTVHSESLAAALDQWDVMRDPSAEVTEFFRAGPAGIPTQVAFSQAERWPTLDTDRDEGCIRTVAKPYSAEGGLAVLFGNIAEKGCIVKTAGVDESIHVFSGPARVFESQDAACEGILDESVLQPGDVVIVRYEGPRGGPGMQEMLYPTSYIKSRGLGKECALLTDGRFSGGTSGLAIGHASPEAAEGGAIGLIEDGDMIDIDIPNRSINLRISDDELAARRFAMDAKGADGWQPVGRDRVVSAALQAYAAMTTSADRGAVRDVSQLKR; the protein is encoded by the coding sequence ATGCCCGAGTATCGCTCCCGCACCACCACCCACGGCCGCAACATGGCCGGCGCCCGCGCTCTCTGGCGAGCCACCGGCATGGGCGACGACGACTTCGACAAGCCGATCATCGCCATCTCGAACTCGTTCACCCAGTTCGTGCCCGGTCACGTGCACCTGAAGGACCTGGGTCAGCTCGTCGCCCGCGAGATCGAAGCGGCCGGCGGAGTGGCCAAGGAATTCAACACCATCGCCGTCGACGACGGCATCGCGATGGGCCACGGCGGCATGCTCTACAGCCTTCCGAGCCGCGACCTCATCGCCGATTCGGTCGAGTACATGGTCAACGCGCACTGCGCCGATGCTCTCGTCTGCATCTCCAACTGCGACAAGATCACGCCCGGCATGCTCAACGCCGCGATGCGGCTCAACATCCCCACGATCTTCGTGAGCGGCGGCCCGATGGAGGCCGGCAAGACCAAGCTCGCGGGCGTGAGCGTCAAGCTCGATCTCATCAACCCGATGATCGCGGCCGGCGACAGCTCGGTGAGCGACGAGGACCTGCTCCAGATGGAACGGTCGGCCTGCCCCACGTGTGGCTCCTGCTCGGGCATGTTCACCGCCAACTCGATGAACTGTCTCACCGAAGCGCTCGGCCTGTCGTTGCCGGGCAACGGCACCACCCTCGCCACCCACGCCGATCGCGAACAGCTGTTCCTCGAAGCCGGCCGCCGCATCGTCGACATCGCCCGCCGCTACTACGAAAAGGACGACGACACGGTCCTGCCCCGCTCGATCTGCACGAAGGCGGCCTTCGAGAACGCGATGGTTCTCGACATCGCCATGGGTGGCTCGACCAACACCGTGCTCCACATCCTCGCCGCCGCCCAGGAGGGCGGGGTCGATTTCACGATGGCCGACATCGATCGCCTCAGCCGCAATTCACCCAACATCTGCAAGGTCGCCCCGAGCACCGAGAAGTACCACGTCGAGGACGTGCACCGGGCCGGCGGCATCATGGGCATCCTCGGTGAACTCGATCGCGGCGGGCTGCTCGACACCAGCCTCCCGACCGTGCACAGCGAGTCCCTGGCTGCTGCCCTCGACCAGTGGGACGTCATGCGCGACCCGAGCGCCGAGGTGACCGAGTTCTTCCGGGCCGGACCCGCCGGCATCCCCACCCAGGTCGCGTTCAGTCAGGCCGAGCGGTGGCCCACCCTCGACACCGATCGCGACGAGGGCTGCATCCGCACCGTCGCCAAGCCCTACAGCGCCGAGGGCGGACTCGCGGTGCTCTTCGGCAACATCGCCGAAAAGGGCTGCATCGTGAAGACGGCCGGCGTCGACGAGTCGATCCACGTGTTCTCCGGGCCGGCCCGCGTGTTCGAGAGCCAGGACGCCGCCTGCGAGGGCATCCTCGACGAGTCGGTCCTCCAGCCCGGCGACGTCGTCATCGTGCGCTACGAGGGTCCCCGTGGCGGTCCCGGCATGCAGGAGATGCTCTACCCCACGTCCTACATCAAGAGCCGTGGTCTCGGGAAGGAATGCGCGCTCCTCACCGACGGCCGCTTCTCGGGCGGCACCTCGGGGCTCGCCATCGGGCACGCCTCGCCCGAAGCGGCCGAGGGTGGTGCCATCGGCCTCATCGAGGACGGCGACATGATCGACATCGACATCCCGAACCGCTCGATCAACCTGCGCATCAGCGATGACGAACTGGCCGCCCGCCGCTTCGCCATGGATGCCAAGGGCGCCGACGGATGGCAGCCGGTCGGCCGTGACCGTGTCGTCTCCGCGGCGCTCCAGGCCTACGCCGCGATGACCACCTCGGCCGATCGCGGCGCGGTGCGCGACGTCAGCCAGCTCAAACGCTGA
- a CDS encoding septum formation family protein, with protein MPAPTESPSLLQRVPKKLLIGGGVIVVLLLIGWFAGRGKTNADDLQAGDCFEAPTGTDDIRDVKDQSCDGLHEVEILVVTSLPAGAAWPGLDPFALSDTPATDACFDAIDPTLLNLDNVPDDTLEGHFYPAQDAWDDGDRKLLCYAQSATGFPGPVMNRE; from the coding sequence GTGCCTGCGCCGACCGAGTCGCCGTCGCTGCTCCAGCGCGTTCCGAAGAAGCTGCTGATCGGTGGTGGCGTGATCGTGGTGCTGCTGCTCATCGGATGGTTCGCCGGTCGCGGCAAGACCAACGCCGACGACCTCCAAGCCGGCGACTGCTTCGAGGCGCCCACCGGCACCGACGACATCCGCGACGTGAAGGACCAGTCCTGCGACGGCCTCCACGAGGTGGAGATCCTGGTGGTCACGTCCCTGCCCGCCGGCGCCGCGTGGCCCGGCCTCGACCCGTTCGCGCTCAGCGACACCCCGGCCACCGACGCGTGTTTCGATGCCATCGACCCGACCCTTCTCAACCTCGACAACGTCCCCGACGACACGCTCGAGGGCCACTTCTACCCGGCCCAGGACGCGTGGGACGACGGCGACCGCAAGCTCCTCTGCTACGCCCAGTCGGCGACCGGCTTTCCCGGTCCGGTCATGAATCGGGAATAG
- the ligD gene encoding non-homologous end-joining DNA ligase yields the protein MATDPVLFDVDGVESRVTSPDKVFFSKRGETKLDLVEYYLAVAEPFMRAVGGRPLLLERYPDGASGKSFFQKRVPKGAPDWLRTTLVSTPNGTTSNALIAHDMAHIVWAVNMGCLGFHVWPYRADDAVHADELRIDLDPQPGTDFDDVRAAALEVKAALDELGILAWPKTSGSKGIHIYVRLEPRWDSYQVRYAAVALARDLQRRRPDLLTCQWWKEERGERVFVDFNQNAPHKTVFGAWSARPRVGAQVSTPITWDEVSDVRPEELTIATVPARVAERGDAWAGIDDDLQSIDALLEWHERDWANGLMDAPWPPVYPKQPNEPPRVSPSRAKKDPDADQEG from the coding sequence ATGGCCACCGATCCCGTGCTGTTCGATGTGGACGGCGTCGAATCGCGGGTCACCAGCCCCGACAAGGTGTTCTTCTCGAAGCGGGGCGAGACCAAGCTCGATCTCGTCGAGTACTACCTCGCCGTGGCGGAGCCGTTCATGCGGGCGGTCGGCGGGCGGCCACTGCTGCTCGAGCGCTACCCCGACGGGGCGAGCGGGAAGAGCTTCTTCCAGAAGCGGGTGCCCAAGGGCGCACCGGACTGGCTGCGGACCACGTTGGTCAGCACCCCCAACGGCACCACGTCGAACGCGCTGATCGCTCACGACATGGCCCACATCGTGTGGGCCGTGAACATGGGGTGTCTCGGCTTCCACGTGTGGCCGTATCGCGCCGACGACGCGGTCCATGCCGACGAACTCCGCATCGACCTCGACCCCCAACCCGGCACTGACTTCGACGATGTGCGGGCCGCCGCCCTCGAGGTGAAAGCTGCCCTCGACGAGCTGGGCATCCTCGCATGGCCGAAGACCAGCGGCTCGAAGGGCATCCACATCTACGTGCGGCTCGAGCCGAGGTGGGACAGCTACCAGGTGCGCTATGCCGCGGTCGCCCTGGCCCGTGATTTGCAGCGCCGCCGTCCCGACCTGCTCACCTGCCAATGGTGGAAGGAGGAGCGCGGGGAACGCGTCTTCGTCGACTTCAACCAGAACGCCCCGCACAAGACCGTGTTCGGCGCGTGGTCGGCTCGGCCGCGTGTCGGCGCCCAGGTGTCGACCCCGATCACCTGGGACGAGGTGAGCGACGTCCGGCCCGAGGAGTTGACGATCGCCACGGTGCCCGCTCGGGTGGCCGAGCGTGGCGATGCGTGGGCCGGGATCGACGACGACCTCCAGTCGATCGACGCGCTGCTGGAATGGCACGAGCGCGACTGGGCGAACGGGCTGATGGACGCGCCCTGGCCGCCCGTCTACCCGAAGCAGCCCAACGAGCCGCCCCGGGTGAGTCCGAGCCGGGCCAAGAAGGACCCCGACGCCGACCAGGAGGGCTGA
- a CDS encoding LuxR C-terminal-related transcriptional regulator: MAEPSPYAAGRDVIRRSVAPRAKVMVLDDHRLLAQMLVGHLVERGHEALTIDATDRRLAERAIETQPDLLLLDAVFGDDEDAGMQILLRMRVEAPEIDVAIITGVVERLRHAEFLDAGACAVITKIDSFDHVTHQIEDLLHGRDPMGARQREELRALLDSHRRAEDSEVDALSSLTSSERSTLEGLVAGQSVQEMAEVRTVAVSTVRSHVRAVLRKLGVHSQIEAVAVAANAGVRPRPQR, encoded by the coding sequence ATGGCTGAGCCCTCGCCGTATGCCGCCGGCCGTGACGTGATCCGCCGATCCGTGGCGCCCCGAGCGAAGGTGATGGTGCTCGACGATCATCGGCTCCTGGCACAAATGTTGGTGGGTCACCTGGTCGAACGCGGTCACGAGGCCCTGACCATCGATGCGACCGATCGACGGCTGGCCGAGCGAGCGATCGAGACCCAGCCCGACCTGCTCCTTCTCGACGCCGTTTTCGGCGACGACGAAGACGCGGGCATGCAGATCCTTCTTCGCATGCGTGTCGAAGCTCCCGAGATCGACGTTGCGATCATCACCGGTGTCGTCGAGCGACTTCGTCATGCCGAGTTCCTCGATGCCGGCGCCTGCGCGGTGATCACGAAGATCGATTCGTTCGACCACGTCACCCATCAGATCGAGGACCTCCTGCACGGACGCGACCCCATGGGCGCTCGCCAGCGCGAGGAGCTTCGCGCCCTTCTCGACTCCCACCGGCGAGCGGAGGACAGCGAGGTCGACGCCTTGTCGTCCCTCACCTCCAGCGAACGATCGACGCTGGAGGGTCTCGTGGCGGGACAGTCGGTCCAGGAGATGGCCGAGGTGCGCACCGTCGCGGTCTCCACTGTCCGGTCACACGTCCGTGCGGTGCTCAGAAAGCTCGGAGTCCACAGCCAGATCGAGGCAGTGGCGGTCGCCGCCAACGCAGGGGTTCGACCCCGCCCGCAGCGATAG
- a CDS encoding sensor histidine kinase translates to MREDEVAIDPVEGAGRHLHRSRWRREQEQRWTYGLGATVLAVLLPVAFGYPDPKAHIGDLHGEMLVAIVAAVLGAALVLAIAAAIRRSARPAWFGAAIVVLMIGHPILDSSFASLPWAATLVRTTAVAAVVLLRGLNLYHLSLPARVVRDAAAGLAIFSVILELDGRADNVWQADAATLALATAVVAIGGFDFIRGQRNTEGEVAAMGMCALSFGFGGLLLLSSGDVQLTVGAACVSIVAAICALAASTVSVFEALAYREARVETIRLSEALALTRLHTQSSRHAQLAHDQRGALLAIEAAARRLQQNPSGDLAAAVATEASRLQRTLTDELAEHRIFDLHTTLEPMITCIRSLGPAVSVVDPSGVEVWGSPDEVVEIVRTLIDNAIAHGEGSITVEMCRVGDRGMIVVADEGPGVPLALHESIFDRGVTTDPRNHSGLGLSAARSAAERIGGSLRASTVRRAAFELTLRTHPPEVPPTVDEEHLATPLAIPLRSHG, encoded by the coding sequence ATGCGGGAGGACGAAGTGGCGATTGACCCCGTGGAGGGTGCCGGCAGGCATCTCCACCGGTCGCGTTGGCGGCGCGAACAGGAACAGCGGTGGACCTATGGCCTCGGCGCGACCGTGCTCGCCGTCCTCCTCCCTGTCGCATTCGGCTACCCCGATCCGAAGGCCCACATCGGCGACCTTCACGGAGAGATGCTCGTGGCGATCGTCGCCGCCGTGCTCGGGGCCGCGCTCGTACTCGCCATCGCCGCGGCAATCCGCCGAAGCGCTCGGCCGGCTTGGTTCGGTGCCGCGATCGTCGTGCTGATGATCGGTCACCCCATTCTCGACAGCTCGTTCGCGTCGCTCCCCTGGGCTGCCACGCTTGTCCGCACCACCGCCGTCGCCGCCGTCGTTCTCCTCCGAGGGCTGAACCTCTATCATCTGTCGCTGCCGGCACGGGTCGTTCGTGACGCTGCGGCCGGGCTCGCGATCTTCTCCGTCATTCTCGAGCTCGACGGTCGCGCCGACAACGTCTGGCAGGCCGATGCCGCGACCCTCGCGCTGGCGACCGCGGTCGTCGCCATCGGGGGCTTCGACTTCATCCGGGGGCAGCGCAACACCGAGGGCGAGGTGGCCGCAATGGGAATGTGCGCACTCTCGTTCGGTTTCGGGGGCCTGCTCCTGTTGTCCAGCGGCGACGTCCAATTGACCGTGGGCGCTGCTTGTGTGTCGATCGTCGCTGCGATCTGTGCACTTGCAGCATCCACCGTCTCCGTGTTCGAGGCACTCGCCTATCGTGAGGCGCGGGTCGAGACCATCCGCCTATCCGAGGCCCTCGCGCTGACTCGCCTCCACACCCAGTCCTCGCGGCACGCCCAACTCGCACACGACCAGCGGGGCGCCCTGCTGGCCATCGAGGCGGCGGCGCGGCGCCTCCAGCAGAATCCCTCGGGCGACCTCGCCGCGGCCGTCGCCACCGAGGCATCGCGACTCCAGCGCACCCTCACCGACGAACTCGCCGAGCACCGGATCTTCGATCTCCATACCACACTCGAGCCGATGATCACCTGCATCCGGAGCCTGGGTCCGGCAGTGAGCGTCGTCGACCCGAGTGGCGTCGAGGTCTGGGGTTCGCCCGATGAGGTGGTCGAGATCGTCCGGACACTGATCGACAACGCGATTGCCCACGGCGAGGGTTCGATCACGGTCGAAATGTGCCGGGTCGGCGACCGGGGAATGATCGTGGTGGCTGACGAAGGGCCAGGTGTTCCTCTGGCCCTCCACGAGTCGATCTTCGACCGCGGCGTGACCACCGATCCCCGAAACCACTCCGGTCTCGGGCTGTCGGCGGCCCGCAGCGCCGCGGAACGAATCGGTGGCAGCCTTCGCGCGTCCACGGTGCGGCGCGCTGCCTTTGAACTCACGCTGCGCACTCATCCGCCCGAAGTACCACCCACTGTCGACGAGGAACATCTCGCGACACCGCTGGCGATCCCGCTGCGATCGCATGGCTGA
- a CDS encoding Flp family type IVb pilin: protein MALREFARIAAGRMNDDRGATAVEYGMIVALIAAFIVAVVTTVGVDVQAAFQTVADAI from the coding sequence ATGGCACTGCGAGAGTTCGCTCGTATCGCAGCCGGCCGAATGAATGACGACCGCGGGGCCACCGCAGTCGAGTACGGAATGATCGTGGCGTTGATCGCTGCCTTCATCGTGGCCGTGGTCACGACCGTCGGCGTCGATGTGCAGGCGGCGTTCCAAACAGTGGCTGACGCGATCTAG
- a CDS encoding Flp family type IVb pilin — MTTNFRSQSSETTTERGATAVEYSILVVLIAALIVLTVEAVGVDVAGLWASVNW; from the coding sequence ATGACGACGAACTTCCGATCACAGAGCAGCGAAACGACGACCGAGCGCGGCGCGACCGCCGTTGAGTACTCGATCCTGGTCGTGCTGATCGCGGCGCTCATCGTGCTGACGGTGGAAGCCGTCGGCGTCGACGTGGCCGGACTCTGGGCGAGCGTGAACTGGTGA
- a CDS encoding pilus assembly protein: MSAITSSTHERSRGAALVEFALVMPILILLLFGIIEFGRGYHVKTTLAHAAREAVRIAALDSGDPAQTARDAAPNLDPGSITVTVIPNPCVPGDPVSVTLDYDHDYDIPLFGTGTWSFSEDGVMRCGG, encoded by the coding sequence GTGAGCGCCATCACCTCATCCACGCACGAACGCTCGCGAGGAGCGGCGCTCGTCGAGTTCGCGCTCGTCATGCCGATCCTGATCTTGTTGCTCTTCGGCATCATCGAGTTCGGTCGTGGCTACCACGTGAAGACCACGCTGGCCCACGCCGCCCGAGAGGCTGTCCGCATCGCGGCTCTCGATTCCGGCGATCCGGCACAGACCGCTCGCGACGCGGCCCCGAATCTCGACCCCGGGAGCATCACGGTCACCGTCATCCCGAACCCGTGCGTGCCCGGTGATCCGGTCTCCGTCACGCTCGACTACGACCACGACTACGACATCCCGCTGTTCGGCACCGGCACGTGGTCGTTCTCCGAGGACGGAGTCATGCGATGCGGAGGCTGA
- a CDS encoding pilus assembly protein TadG-related protein: MSDDRGAVAIVMALCLVIITVIAALVIDGSRLYQERAELQNGADAAALAIARDCVEGACGAVYTTAEAYADPNANDGASRVPGGGITFPGTNTVRVLVSTDDAGANIDGDTTTVDYTFARVVGLDGKEVSAVAVASWGSVGSGSSIPLTASLCEFNTATANGSNFASGPPFSGAPVVISFHSGGPQDPTSPCPAGPAGKDIPGGFGWLDIDSPCQAVIDENNFVGANPGNGNPGNGSIDCTQADFLGPGLSGQTVLLPIYNDVTGTGQPASYRIEGFAAFHITGIRFPGGPSWRINMSTAECKNNQSCIKGYFTEFIFPGELGPGESDFGAKTIWLVS; the protein is encoded by the coding sequence TTGAGCGACGATCGTGGAGCCGTTGCGATCGTGATGGCGCTGTGTCTGGTGATCATCACCGTGATCGCGGCGTTGGTGATCGACGGCAGCAGGTTGTACCAGGAGCGCGCCGAACTACAGAACGGTGCCGACGCCGCGGCGTTGGCGATCGCCCGCGACTGTGTGGAGGGCGCCTGCGGTGCCGTGTATACGACTGCCGAGGCGTATGCCGATCCCAATGCCAACGACGGCGCCAGCCGGGTGCCCGGCGGGGGGATCACGTTTCCCGGCACGAACACTGTCCGCGTGTTGGTTTCGACCGACGACGCCGGCGCCAACATCGACGGTGATACGACCACCGTCGACTACACGTTCGCCCGGGTGGTGGGACTCGACGGCAAGGAGGTCAGCGCCGTCGCCGTGGCCAGTTGGGGCTCGGTCGGCAGCGGCTCGAGCATCCCGCTCACCGCCTCCCTGTGCGAGTTCAACACCGCCACCGCCAACGGGAGCAACTTTGCGTCCGGCCCGCCCTTCAGCGGTGCGCCTGTCGTCATCTCCTTCCACAGTGGCGGACCGCAGGACCCCACGTCGCCCTGCCCTGCCGGCCCCGCCGGCAAGGACATTCCCGGCGGATTCGGCTGGCTCGACATCGACAGCCCTTGCCAAGCCGTCATCGATGAGAACAACTTCGTCGGTGCCAATCCGGGCAACGGGAATCCTGGCAACGGTTCGATCGACTGCACACAGGCGGACTTCCTCGGCCCGGGGCTCTCCGGTCAGACCGTCCTGCTACCCATCTACAACGACGTCACCGGCACCGGCCAGCCGGCTTCTTACCGAATCGAAGGATTTGCCGCATTCCACATCACCGGCATCAGATTCCCCGGCGGTCCGTCCTGGCGTATCAACATGTCCACCGCCGAATGCAAGAACAACCAGTCCTGCATCAAGGGCTACTTCACCGAGTTCATCTTTCCCGGAGAGCTCGGCCCCGGCGAAAGCGATTTCGGCGCCAAGACGATCTGGTTGGTGAGCTGA
- a CDS encoding P-loop NTPase yields the protein MSRICLVGSTSEFATFVEAAFAGGAPITITQLELSGFDPETVAEIVSIDPDLVVVGPAISESDALKIIGEVDVAAPHLSSILVANPTVELWPQSLHAGARDIVAPLSNGATIRECFERAIEAGRRLRGAASDVPSSPSAGRVFAVVSPKGGSGKTTVAANLAATVALQRPDDVVVADLDVQFGDIGYAFRLEPEYSLLNAVAPGVTPTVLKGFLTPHSSKVLALAAPEHPEEADDISPEAAKEVVQTLSRLFGVVIVDTPAGLDERTLTVLDVATDIVLVTATDVPSVRAAVKELAILRRLGLLDKRRHHMVLNRADARVGLSVNDIEETIGLKATMTLPSTRSIPSALNLGEPAVLADQRSNVARSFQRFAEDLGIMPASDSNRSWRFGR from the coding sequence GTGAGCAGGATCTGTCTGGTCGGATCGACGTCCGAATTCGCCACCTTCGTGGAGGCCGCGTTTGCCGGCGGCGCGCCGATCACGATCACCCAGCTGGAACTGAGTGGCTTCGATCCCGAGACCGTGGCGGAGATCGTTTCGATCGACCCCGATCTGGTGGTGGTCGGCCCGGCCATCTCCGAGTCCGACGCCCTGAAGATCATCGGCGAGGTCGATGTCGCCGCGCCCCATCTGAGTTCGATACTGGTGGCAAACCCGACGGTCGAACTCTGGCCCCAGAGTCTCCACGCCGGCGCTCGTGACATCGTGGCACCGCTGTCCAATGGTGCCACGATCAGAGAGTGCTTCGAACGGGCGATCGAGGCCGGTCGCCGTCTGCGAGGAGCGGCGTCCGACGTGCCCTCCTCGCCGTCGGCGGGTCGGGTGTTTGCAGTGGTGTCCCCCAAGGGAGGTAGCGGCAAGACCACTGTCGCCGCGAACCTCGCCGCGACCGTTGCGCTCCAGCGACCCGACGATGTCGTGGTCGCCGATCTCGATGTGCAGTTCGGCGACATCGGCTATGCGTTTCGGCTCGAGCCCGAGTACTCGTTGCTCAACGCCGTCGCCCCCGGGGTCACCCCGACCGTCCTGAAGGGCTTCCTGACGCCCCACTCCTCGAAGGTTCTGGCGCTCGCCGCCCCGGAGCATCCGGAGGAGGCCGACGACATCAGCCCCGAGGCCGCCAAAGAGGTGGTGCAGACTCTCTCGCGGCTGTTCGGCGTGGTGATCGTCGACACCCCAGCGGGGCTGGACGAACGCACGCTCACGGTGCTCGACGTGGCGACCGACATCGTCCTCGTCACGGCGACCGACGTGCCGAGCGTGCGTGCTGCAGTGAAGGAGCTGGCGATTCTTCGACGACTCGGGCTGCTCGACAAGCGGCGACACCACATGGTTCTCAACCGGGCCGACGCCCGTGTGGGCCTCTCCGTGAACGACATCGAAGAGACGATCGGGTTGAAGGCGACCATGACGCTGCCATCGACGAGATCCATCCCCAGCGCGCTCAACCTGGGTGAGCCGGCGGTGCTCGCCGACCAGAGGAGCAATGTCGCCCGGTCGTTCCAGCGGTTCGCCGAGGACCTCGGCATCATGCCGGCAAGCGACAGCAATCGATCGTGGAGGTTCGGGCGATGA